A window of the Candida orthopsilosis Co 90-125, chromosome 1 draft sequence genome harbors these coding sequences:
- a CDS encoding kynureninase, which yields MSLEQAKELDKKHPTYKDDFFIPTFESLGINNDKFAKSTESIYLCGNSLGLMPKQTSTAINNELKAWSMRGVEAHFNHPLAKSTDWVDIDLPCVPLLAPLVGANENEVAIMGSLTSNLNALLTHFYKPEGNRTKILFEKQAFPSDYYAFLNIVKLHGYNDSHLIQVEIPKGETYLKTESILSTIDANLNEIALVCFPGIQYYTGQFFDIKGITNHVKAKAPEIVVGWDLAHAVGNVPLQLHDWDIDFAAWCSYKYLNAGPGAIAGIFVHEKHTKDNTATQYRPRLAGWWGNNSADRFKMLEKFDPIASALSYRQSNPSVIDCVALQSSLQVFEKVGGVKTLREKSVKLTQFLQGLLTSSKYYIPQGSTDDSQFGFKILTPLSPNDRGAQLSVLFQPHREDKAENVMERVFDYLHKHAIICDERRPDVIRLAPLPMYNTFEETYIAIERLFEALESIASDYV from the coding sequence ATGTCGCTCGAGCAAGCAAAAGAGTTGGACAAGAAGCATCCAACCTATAAAGATGACTTCTTCATCCCCACATTTGAATCACTCGGTATCAATAATGACAAATTTGCAAAGAGCACCGAATCAATCTATTTATGTGGAAATTCGCTCGGATTAATGCCGAAACAAACATCGACAGCAATAAACAATGAATTAAAAGCATGGTCAATGCGTGGAGTCGAAGCACATTTCAATCACCCGCTTGCAAAACTGACCGATTGGGTTGATATCGATTTACCTTGTGTACCGTTGTTGGCACCATTGGTTGGTGCAAACGAAAATGAGGTGGCAATTATGGGATCATTGACATCAAACTTGAATGCATTGCTTACCCATTTCTATAAACCAGAAGGTAATAGAACAAAAATTCTTTTCGAAAAGCAAGCATTTCCCTCCGACTATTATGCGTTTTTGAATATAGTCAAATTACACGGGTATAATGATTCGCATTTGATTCAGGTGGAAATACCGAAAGGTGAGACGTACTTGAAAACCGAGTCCATTTTGTCAACCATTGATGctaatttgaatgaaattgctCTTGTTTGTTTTCCAGGTATACAATACTACACAGGTCAATTCTTTGATATCAAGGGAATCACAAACCACGTTAAGGCCAAAGCTCCAgagattgttgttggttggGATTTAGCTCATGCTGTGGGTAATGTACCTCTTCAATTACATGATTGGGATATAGACTTTGCCGCTTGGTGCTCCTACAAGTATCTCAATGCTGGACCTGGTGCCATTGCCGGAATATTTGTTCATGAAAAGCATACAAAAGACAATACCGCCACACAATATAGGCCTAGGTTGGCAGGTTGGTGGGGAAATAATAGTGCAGATAGATTTaaaatgttggaaaaatttgatcCCATTGCTTCAGCATTGAGTTATAGACAACTGAACCCAAGCGTTATTGATTGCGTGGCTTTACAATCGTCATTGCAGgtgtttgaaaaagttggtgGAGTTAAGACATTGCGTGAGAAATCAGTGAAGCTCACCCAGTTTTTGCAGGGTTTGTTAACAAGTAGTAAGTACTATATCCCACAGGGTAGCACTGATGATTCTCAATTTGGGTTCAAGATTTTAACTCCATTATCACCAAATGACAGAGGAGCGCAACTTAGTGTCCTCTTCCAACCACATAGAGAGGACAAAGCTGAGAATGTGATGGAGAGAGTCTTTGACTACTTGCACAAACACGCCATTATTTGTGACGAAAGAAGACCCGATGTCATCAGATTAGCACCATTGCCAATGTACAACACATTCGAGGAAACATACATTGCCATCGAACGTTTATTTGAAGCATTGGAGAGTATAGCATCTGACTACGTGTAA
- a CDS encoding Eno1 enolase (incomplete, gene starts within a gap in the genome sequence; similar to C. parapsilosis CPAR2_207210 and C. albicans ENO1), with product LRDGDKSKWLGKGVLKAVANVNDIIAPALIKANIDVTDQAKIDEFLLKLDGTPNKSKLGANAILGVSLAAAKAGAAEKNVPLYKHIADISKAKQDKYVLPVPFQNVLNGGSHAGGDLAFQEFMIVPSGAPTFSEGLRIGSEVYHNLKSLTKKKYGQSAGNVGDEGGVAPDIKTAQEALDLIVDAIEAAGYTGKVDIAMDVASSEFYKDGKYDLDFKNPDSDKSKWLTGPQLAELYGELLQKYPIVSIEDPFAEDDWEAWSHFFSKVEGKTQIVGDDLTVTNPLRIKKAIETKAADALLLKVNQIGSLTESIQAANDSYAAGWGVMVSHRSGETEDTFIADLSVGIRSGQIKTGAPARSERLAKLNQILRIEEELGDKAIYAGKDFHTAQTL from the coding sequence AATTGAGAGATGGAGATAAATCCAAATGGTTAGGTAAAGGTGTTTTGAAAGCTGTTGCCAACGTTAATGATATTATTGCTCCAGCTTTGATCAAGGCCAACATTGACGTCACTGACCAAGCcaagattgatgaatttttgttgaaattggatggTACTCCAAACAAATCTAAATTGGGAGCTAATGCCATCTTGGGTGTTTCATTGGCTGCTGCTAAGGCTGGTGCTGCTGAAAAGAATGTCCCATTGTACAAACACATTGCTGACATCTCCAAGGCCAAGCAAGATAAATACGTTTTGCCAGTTCCATTCCAAAACGTCTTGAACGGTGGTTCTCACGCTGGTGGTGACTTGGCTTTCCAAGAATTTATGATTGTTCCATCAGGTGCTCCAACTTTCAGTGAAGGTTTGAGAATTGGTTCAGAAGTCTACCACAACTTGAAATCTTTGACCAAGAAGAAATACGGTCAATCTGCTGGtaatgttggtgatgaaggtGGTGTTGCTCCAGATATCAAGACTGCTCAAGAAgctttggatttgattgttgatgctaTTGAAGCTGCTGGTTACACCGGTAAAGTTGATATTGCCATGGATGTTGCTTCATCTGAATTCTACAAAGATGGTAAATACGACTTGGACTTCAAGAACCCAGACTCTGACAAATCTAAATGGTTAACTGGTCCTCAATTGGCTGAATTATACGGtgaattgttgcaaaaatacCCAATTGTTTCCATCGAAGATCCATTTGCTGAAGACGACTGGGAAGCATGGAGCCACTTCTTCTCCAAGGTTGAAGGTAAGACCCaaattgttggtgatgactTGACTGTTACCAACCCACTCAGAATCAAAAAGGCTATTGAAACCAAGGCTGCTGAtgctttgttgttgaaggttaatcaaattggttCATTGACTGAATCTATCCAAGCCGCCAATGACTCATATGCTGCTGGTTGGGGTGTCATGGTCTCACACAGATCTGGTGAAACCGAAGACACTTTCATTGCTGACTTGTCTGTTGGTATCAGATCAGGTCAAATCAAGACCGGTGCTCCAGCTAGATCCGAGAGATTGGCTAAGTTGAACCAAATCTTGAGAATCGAAGAAGAGTTGGGAGACAAGGCTATCTACGCTGGTAAGGATTTCCACACTGCTCAAACTTTGTAA
- a CDS encoding Cdc42 Rho-type GTPase: MQTIKCVVVGDGAVGKTCLLISYTTSKFPADYVPTVFDNYAVTVMIGDEPFTLGLFDTAGQEDYDRLRPLSYPSTDVFLVCFSVIAPASFENVKEKWFPEVHHHCPGVPCLIVGTQTDLRNDDVILQRLQRQKLSPITPEQGEKLAKELRAVKYVECSALTQRGLKTVFDEAIVAALEPPVIKKSKKCVVL; the protein is encoded by the coding sequence ATGCAAACCATAAaatgtgttgttgttggtgatggtgcAGTTGGAAAAACATGTTTATTAATATCATACACCACGAGTAAATTCCCTGCTGACTATGTCCCCACAGTATTTGACAATTATGCCGTGACGGTAATGATTGGTGATGAACCTTTTACTTTGGGATTATTTGATACTGCAGGACAAGAAGATTACGATAGATTGAGACCATTGTCTTATCCGTCAACTGATGTTTTCCTTGTATGTTTTTCAGTTATTGCACCAgcatcatttgaaaatgttaaAGAAAAATGGTTTCCTGAAgtacatcatcattgtcCTGGAGTTCCATGTTTAATTGTTGGTACTCAAACTGATTTACgaaatgatgatgttatATTACAAAGAttacaaagacaaaaattGTCACCAATTACTCCTGAACAAggtgaaaaattggccaaGGAATTAAGAGCTGTCAAATATGTTGAATGTTCAGCATTGACGCAAAGAGGATTGAAGACtgtttttgatgaagctaTCGTTGCCGCTTTGGAACCACCAGTTATAAAGAAGTCTAAAAAGTGCGttgttttgtaa
- a CDS encoding Cbp4 protein (S. cerevisiae homolog CBP4 has role in mitochondrial respiratory chain complex III assembly and localizes to integral to mitochondrial membrane): MSAKPLWYRWARVYFAGACIIGTGVLLYQTIRPSDEKLISQFSPEIRAEYERNKELRQKEQQRLMEIVKQTAASNDPIWKTGPIGSPLEKEQRNLSMELVDKELFHKTKAEDAQKAAINKSVEESKELEQLLQEQKRKKSWWNIFSK; this comes from the coding sequence ATGTCTGCAAAACCACTTTGGTACAGATGGGCACGAGTTTACTTCGCCGGCGCGTGCATAATAGGAACCGGTGTATTGctatatcaaacaattAGACCATCAGATGAGAAGTTGATTTCCCAATTTTCACCCGAAATCAGAGCCGAATATGAAAGAAATAAGGAGCTAAGGCAAAAGGAACAGCAGAGGTTAATGGAAATTGTTAAACAAACTGCTGCGTCAAATGACCCTATTTGGAAAACTGGTCCTATTGGATCTCCGTTGGAGAAGGAACAACGAAATTTAAGTATGGAGTTGGTTGATAAAGAATTATTTCACAAGACAAAAGCTGAAGATGCACAAAAGGCGGCAATCAACAAGAGTGTCGAAGAGTCGAAGGAGCTTGAACAGTTGTTACAAGAGcagaagagaaagaaatcGTGGTGGAATATATTCTCAAAGTGA
- a CDS encoding Eaf6 subunit of the NuA4 histone acetyltransferase complex, with product MADEDTKEAKSSSQKQESTEDKPTDTQKPMSSPTKGTTTDQSKSPQKNNNKTDNNTPGNQSKPSTPSSSAKLSKGAASIDKYNELKKKLTQQILKKQEITNKLSKLEDTIYQKESDYFEESYSGNIVKGFENFSKSSGGGAGGTGGGSGSSGFKRRIVYTEDDHIFSLSSISFVKNMVKRHGTGYATNGSLGNGTASSIINSKDDFDDYEDSVDPTTANLGVKSSNPIAAAAASTENNKSETSRSSTPSRKRKARTIED from the coding sequence ATGGCCGACGAAGACACGAAGGAGGCAAAAAGCCTGCTGCAGAAACAAGAATCCACAGAAGACAAACCCACCGATACACAGAAACCAATGTCGCTGCCGACAAAGGGAACCACCACCGATCAATCCAAATCGCCGCAGAAGaataacaacaaaacagACAATAATACACCTGgcaatcaatcaaaaccaTCTACTCCCTCGTCATCAGCAAAGCTATCTAAAGGTGCTGCCAGTATAGACAAATACAATGAactaaaaaagaaactCACTCAGCAGATACTAAAAAAGCAAGAAATCACTAACAAATTATCTAAACTTGAAGACACGatatatcaaaaagaatccgactattttgaagaaagttATTCTGGTAACATAGTaaaaggatttgaaaatttttcaaaatcaagtgGTGGGGGAGCAGGAGGCACTGGTGGTGGATCGGGCTCTTCTGGTTTTAAACGAAGAATAGTCTATACTGAAGATGATCATATTTTTAGTCtaagttcaatttcatttgtgAAAAATATGGTTAAACGACATGGTACTGGGTACGCTACGAATGGATCTTTAGGTAATGGTACTGCTTCGTCGATTATTAATTCGAaggatgattttgatgattatgaGGATTCAGTTGATCCAACAACTGCTAATTTAGGAGTTAAACTGAGTAATCCaattgctgctgctgctgcgTCAACGGAAAATAACAAGAGTGAAACGAGTAGGTCCAGTACGCCTtcaagaaagagaaaagcAAGAACAATAGAGGATTAG
- a CDS encoding Upc2 transcriptional regulator (transcriptional regulator of ergosterol biosynthetic genes and sterol uptake), with protein sequence MSQQGVAAANEHFVKEGKEESSRSRESSGSIDDALGPFPNASSSSPEVVKKNSKASTGKRKYHQKSRSGCSTCKKRRVKCDEQKPLCGNCVKLKLECGYLYMDPDEDAPPVKKPKMVQAESELKMKKVRTKKAKKTAVKSEGDDVGDNYSDATSTRNSSIDQRSLDDLNSSAATQQATPSLTPSPNTTQTSVNGAQPPMNSMANTGQSMNNPLNALSSGLLSAGNLNNLNIAHLVNNLAGMGSGDAGNNLGNLMNLGNLASLSNLATLAQLPIDLSNLAGLFGGNGAPVVGGGATGSGSGSGAGAGAGAGLIDQLAAAAMSGTSGLPLDELLNGQSQQQPQQLPRDQLNSTQSNQPQSQYRSNSSENRQFEQSQARPFQQQDIDENAIEETINLGTQGSASSPQFNIPPDTPSATNPGTLPNIAPNQTSSIPSSVPLNNRTMAQAMNSSTLNMLDLKLMFHYTSQVANTITGAGISETNIWIHDIPMLAFEHPFLMHSILAFSATHLSRTEKGLDQCVTCHRGDALRLLREAVLNINADNTDALVASALILIMDSLANASFPSSTSPKSLPASAWIFHVKGAATILTAVWPLTEASRFYKFISVDLGDLGDIINQKANLNAGNPNGSASSGSGERFYADLECHDADIADLFPVEIDSPYLITLAYLNKLHKERYKSDFILRIFAFPALLDKQFMTLLMSGDIKSMRIMRSYYKLLRSFTMEMKDKVWFLEGVAQVLPSNVEEYAGGAGGMHMMMDFLGGGPDIVDDYGNEFDSGEEQEELNGVTNDNNDENKSSTNINGGGSGTTKRTKMNLNEMTNTNNLPSDITRELDIMQGDQGFINLK encoded by the coding sequence ATGTCACAGCAAGGAGTTGCAGCAGCCAATGAGCACTTTGTGAAAGAGGGAAAAGAGGAGAGCTCCAGACTGAGAGAGAGTTCAGGTtccattgatgatgctTTGGGCCCTTTTCCAAACGCGTCAAGTTCGTCGCCTGAAGTAGTCAAGAAAAACTCCAAAGCGTCCACCGGGAAACGTAAATACCATCAAAAATCAAGATCTGGTTGTTCTACATGTAAGAAACGTCGTGTGAAATGTGATGAACAGAAACCTCTTTGTGGGAATTGtgtcaaattgaaattggagtGTGGGTATTTATACATGGATCCAGATGAAGATGCACCACCAGTAAAGAAGCCAAAAATGGTCCAGGCAGAGTCAGAActaaagatgaagaaggtgaGAACTAAGAAGGCAAAGAAGACTGCTGTTAAATCTGAGGGCGATGACGTGGGAGATAACTATTCAGATGCAACTTCAACTAGAAATAGCAGTATTGACCAAAGGTCTTTAGATGACTTAAATTCATCCGCAGCTACACAACAAGCAACTCCGTCATTAACACCAAGTCCAAACACAACACAGACAAGTGTGAACGGTGCACAACCACCGATGAACCTGATGGCAAACACGGGCCAGCTGATGAATAATCCCTTGAATGCGTTGTCATCTGGACTACTAAGTGCTGGGAACTTGAATAATTTAAACATTGCCCATTTGGTCAACAATTTAGCGGGTATGGGCAGTGGTGATGCAGGAAACAATTTGGGCAATTTAATGAATCTTGGTAACTTGGCAAGTTTATCAAACTTGGCAACATTGGCACAGTTGCCTATTGACTTGAGTAATTTGGCTGGTTTGTTTGGTGGGAATGGAGCTCCAGTTGTAGGGGGTGGTGCAACGGGATCAGGATCAGGAtctggtgctggtgctggtgctggtgctggactaattgatcaattagCTGCCGCAGCAATGAGTGGTACTAGTGGATTACCTTTGGAcgaattgttgaatgggcaactgcaacaacaacctcaacaaCTACCACGAGATCAATTGAACCTGACACAATCAAACCAGCCACAATCTCAATATCGATCAAACTCAAGCGAAAATCGACAGTTTGAACAGTCCCAAGCGCGaccatttcaacaacaagatattgatgaaaatgctATAGAGGAGACCATTAATTTGGGCACTCAAGGTTCAGCATCTTCACCACAATTTAATATTCCTCCGGATACGCCGTCAGCAACAAATCCAGGAACGCTACCTAATATTGCCCCAAACCAAACCCTGCTGATCCCATCATCGGTACCATTGAATAACCGAACCATGGCACAAGCTATGAATTCAAGCACCTTGAATatgttggatttgaagCTAATGTTTCATTATACTTCACAGGTTGCCAACACAATTACTGGTGCCGGTATTTCTGAAACGAATATATGGATTCATGATATCCCAATGTTGGCATTTGAACATCCATTTTTAATGCATTCAATATTGGCATTCAGTGCTACTCATTTATCACGAACAGAAAAGGGATTGGATCAATGTGTAACTTGTCATAGAGGTGACGCATTAAGACTATTAAGAGAGGCTGTGCTAAATATCAATGCTGATAATACTGACGCGTTAGTTGCAAGTGCATTGATTCTAATTATGGACTCATTGGCCAATGCATCATTTCCCTCGTCAACTTCCCCCAAATCTTTACCAGCGTCAGCATGGATTTTCCATGTCAAAGGTgcagcaacaattttgaCTGCAGTATGGCCATTAACTGAAGCTTCCAGATTTTATAAATTTATTAGTGTTGATTTGGGTGATTTGGGTGatattatcaatcaaaaagCAAACTTAAATGCAGGCAATCCCAATGGCTCTGCTTCCAGTGGTAGTGGTGAACGCTTCTATGCTGATCTTGAATGCCATGATGCTGATATTGCTGATTTGTTCCCTGTCGAAATTGATTCCCCTTATTTGATTACATTGGCATACTTGAATAAATTGCATAAAGAGAGGTACAAGTCGGATTTTATATTACGAATATTTGCATTTCCCGCTTTATTAGATAAACAATTTATGACATTATTGATGTCGGGAgatatcaaatcaatgaGAATAATGAGATCATATTACAAGTTGTTGCGTTCTTTTACTATGGAAATGAAGGATAAAGTATGGTTTTTGGAAGGAGTTGCTCAAGTGTTGCCACtgaatgttgaagaatacGCTGGTGGAGCTGGTGGTATGCATATGATGATGGATTTCTTGGGTGGGGGACctgacattgttgatgattacGGAAATGAGTTTGATAGTGGGGAAGAGCAGGAAGAGTTGAACGGGGTAACTAATGACAATAATGATGAGAACAAAAGTAGCACGAATAttaatggtggtggtagtgGTACCACTAAACgaacaaaaatgaatttgaatgaaatgaCTAATACGAATAATCTACCTAGTGATATAACTAGAGAGTTGGATATAATGCAAGGAGATCAAGGGTTTATCAACTTGAAATGA
- a CDS encoding Aps3 protein (component of the adaptor complex AP-3, is involved in vacuolar protein sorting): MIHSVLIFNNDGVPRLMKFYTNVDIPTQKLLLQQVHQLISVRTAQECSFITPPKLLEDLDDIKVIYRHYATLYFVFIVDDQESELGILDLIQVFVECLDKCFTNVCELDLVFGWQVLQTVLEEIVQGGMVIDTNIGRIVSAVDEANSQSSNGGPGVSGSSAAASISQSILSSLSRDRGFWSR, from the exons ATGATTCACTCAGTACTCATAT TCAATAACGATGGTGTCCCCAGACTAATGAAGTTTTACACCAATGTCGATATACCGACGCAAAAGttacttcttcaacaagtacACCAATTAATATCAGTACGAACAGCTCAGGAATGTTCATTCAtaacaccaccaaaacTTCTTGAAGATTTAGATGATATCAAAGTCATTTATCGTCACTACGCAACCTTATACTTTGTGTTTATTGTCGACGATCAAGAATCAGAATTGGGTATATTGGATCTAATTCAAgtatttgttgaatgttTGGATAAGTGTTTTACAAATGTTTGTGAATTGGATCTAGTGTTTGGTTGGCAAGTGTTGCAGACCGTTTTGGAGGAAATTGTGCAAGGTGGGATGGTAATTGATACAAATATAGGTAGAATCGTTtctgctgttgatgaagccAATAGTCAGAGTAGTAATGGTGGGCCCGGTGTTAGTGGTAGCAGTGCCGCCGCTTCAATTAGCCAATCCATTTTGCTGTCGTTGTCTAGAGATAGAGGGTTCTGGAGTAGGTAA